tttctccctcctttctctttttcctctccttttcctctttttcttctccttttctccctcctttctcttttccctctccttttcctctttttcttctccttttttctcccctttccctctcctttttcttttccctgttccctctcctttttgctttcctttttatatttttcctctttttatctcatttttcttctcgttttcatttttcctctcccttttttctctcatttttctctttttcctttccttttaccATTCCCgcccttcctttttctcttttccccctccattttctcctttttttccccctcctcttttaccatgttttaaatagaaatatataattaattttacaaatgCTATTTACAggtttaattacaaaaaaaaaaaaaaatcaaagagaaagagaCACCCCTCAGACGTtaataaatctaaaaataaaaaatatataataatccccccaaaaaacccccaacgGAAGGCGAAGGGCAGCGGCGGTGGCCGGGCACAGGGGGGGTCACACCGTGGTCTCGCCCTGCTTGCTGTTGGTGAGTCGCGTGTAGAACTTCCTCCACGAGTGCAGGGTTTTACCCGACCATATCCAAAAGCCGGAGGTGATGCCCACGATGAGAGTCATGAGATACTTGATCATGTAGACGGTGAAGTCGGGGGTCATGCGGGGGGTGAAGTGGAGCGGGCAGGGGATGGCCAAGCTCTTGCAGTTCTGGCTGATCCAGCTGCGCTCCCAGTGCTCACGGAAAGCCTGCTCGTAGAAGTAACACGCGATGACGATGGTGGCCGGGACGGTGTAGAGGACGCTGAAGACCCCGATGCGAACCATCAACCTCTCCAGCTTCTCTGTTTTGGTCCCTCCATGTTTCATGATGGTGCGGATGCGGAAGAGGGAGACGAAGCCGGCCAGGAGGAAGGAGGTACCGATGAAGAGGTAGACGAAGAGCGGGGCCAACACGAAGCCCCGGAGAGGGTCGATGTTGTTGAGGCCCACGAAGCAGACGCCGCTCAGCAGGTCCCCGTCGATCTGCCCCATGGCCAGGATGGTGATGGTCTTGACGGCCGGcacagcccaggcagccaagtggAAGTACTGGGAGTTGGCCTCGATGGCCTCGTGGCCCCACTTCATGCCGGCGGCCAGGAACCAGGTGAGGGAGAGGATGACCCACCAGATCGAGCTGGCCATGCTGAAGAAGTAGAGCATCATGAAGAGGATGGTGCAGCCTTCCTTCTTAGTGCCCTGTACCACCGTGCGGTAGCCATCCTCCTGGAAACGCTCGTTGCAGAccaccctctcctccagcacGAAGCCGGCGATGTAGGCCACAGACACCATGGTGTAGCACCCTGAGAGGAAGATGATGGGTCGCTCAGGGTAGCGGAAACGCTGCATGTCCACCAGGTAGGTGGTGACAGTGAAGAAGGTGGAGGCACAACACAAAACGG
The Strigops habroptila isolate Jane chromosome 19, bStrHab1.2.pri, whole genome shotgun sequence DNA segment above includes these coding regions:
- the FZD2 gene encoding frizzled-2, with protein sequence MGRPSALPALAWLLVGLSVPVPCRSQLHGEKGISIPDHGFCQPISIPLCTDIAYNQTIMPNLLGHTNQEDAGLEVHQFYPLVKVQCSLELKFFLCSMYAPVCTVLEQAIPPCRSICERARQGCEALMNKFGFQWPERLRCENFPRHGAEQICVGQNHSEDGGSPALLTSATPLAGQGTPGAPRYATLDHPFHCPRALKVPSYLNYKFLGEKDCAAPCEPTRPDGHMFFNEDEIRFARIWILIWSVLCCASTFFTVTTYLVDMQRFRYPERPIIFLSGCYTMVSVAYIAGFVLEERVVCNERFQEDGYRTVVQGTKKEGCTILFMMLYFFSMASSIWWVILSLTWFLAAGMKWGHEAIEANSQYFHLAAWAVPAVKTITILAMGQIDGDLLSGVCFVGLNNIDPLRGFVLAPLFVYLFIGTSFLLAGFVSLFRIRTIMKHGGTKTEKLERLMVRIGVFSVLYTVPATIVIACYFYEQAFREHWERSWISQNCKSLAIPCPLHFTPRMTPDFTVYMIKYLMTLIVGITSGFWIWSGKTLHSWRKFYTRLTNSKQGETTV